In the genome of Nocardioides marmoribigeumensis, one region contains:
- a CDS encoding DUF4193 domain-containing protein has product MATDYDAPRKTDDESSEESIEELKARRHDKNSGKVDEDETEAAESFELPGADLSNEELSVEVKPRQEDEFTCMSCFLVHHRSQLADEKNMICRDCV; this is encoded by the coding sequence ATGGCTACTGACTACGACGCCCCGCGCAAGACCGACGACGAGTCGAGCGAGGAGAGCATCGAGGAGCTCAAGGCTCGCCGCCACGACAAGAACTCCGGCAAGGTCGACGAGGACGAGACCGAGGCGGCCGAGTCCTTCGAGCTGCCCGGCGCCGACCTGTCCAACGAGGAGCTCTCGGTGGAGGTCAAGCCGCGCCAGGAGGACGAGTTCACCTGCATGAGCTGCTTCCTGGTCCACCACCGCAGCCAGCTCGCGGACGAGAAGAACATGATCTGCCGCGACTGCGTCTGA
- a CDS encoding inositol monophosphatase family protein, translating to MAGADRQELRGLAERLALEAAELARRRREEGVSVAATKSSDTDVVTETDREVERLLRDRLAALRPGDGFVGEEGSSADPTEAGGVSWVVDPIDGTVNFLYGLPSVAVSIAAQEDGTVVAGAVVNVFTGTSYTAALGHGATRDGRPLRVRAVPPMPERLVLTGFSYEPERRVLQGRAVASLLGRVRDIRRQGSAALELCAVAEGAADAYLEEGLNLWDHAAGGLVAQEAGARVGHHPGAGGTDCVVAAPASSYDEMVALARECGFLAGGSSPRG from the coding sequence ATGGCGGGCGCCGACCGCCAGGAGCTGCGCGGGCTCGCCGAGCGGCTCGCCCTCGAGGCGGCCGAGCTGGCTCGCCGGCGCCGCGAGGAGGGGGTGTCGGTGGCGGCCACCAAGTCCTCCGACACCGACGTGGTGACCGAGACCGACCGCGAGGTCGAGCGGCTCCTGCGCGACCGGCTGGCCGCGCTCCGCCCCGGCGACGGCTTCGTCGGCGAGGAGGGGAGCAGCGCCGACCCCACCGAGGCCGGCGGGGTCTCCTGGGTGGTCGACCCGATCGACGGCACGGTCAACTTCCTCTACGGCCTGCCCTCCGTCGCGGTCAGCATCGCCGCGCAGGAGGACGGCACCGTGGTCGCCGGGGCTGTGGTCAACGTCTTCACGGGCACCAGCTACACCGCGGCCCTCGGGCACGGCGCGACGCGCGACGGCCGCCCGCTGCGGGTCCGGGCGGTGCCGCCGATGCCCGAGCGGCTCGTCCTGACCGGGTTCAGCTACGAGCCCGAGCGCCGGGTGCTGCAGGGCCGGGCCGTCGCCTCCCTCCTCGGGCGGGTGCGCGACATCCGCCGACAGGGATCCGCGGCGCTCGAGCTGTGTGCGGTCGCCGAAGGTGCGGCCGACGCCTACCTCGAGGAGGGGCTCAACCTCTGGGACCACGCCGCCGGCGGGCTCGTGGCCCAGGAGGCAGGGGCGCGGGTCGGTCACCACCCCGGTGCCGGCGGCACGGACTGCGTGGTCGCCGCGCCCGCGTCGTCGTACGACGAGATGGTCGCGCTGGCGCGGGAATGCGGCTTCCTCGCCGGTGGTTCATCCCCACGCGGGTAG